Proteins encoded together in one Bactrocera neohumeralis isolate Rockhampton chromosome 4, APGP_CSIRO_Bneo_wtdbg2-racon-allhic-juicebox.fasta_v2, whole genome shotgun sequence window:
- the LOC126755200 gene encoding uncharacterized protein LOC126755200 has translation MRCLFVIACTLAMAMAMPEPPSARYGPPPVPQKQYGPPPPAPAEQYGPPSTAAPQPLPVYGPPAPFYGPPAPETIVTKNVYVHVPPEEPEVFQAAEPIQTAVPKKHYKIIFIKAPNPPAPVQQVLPPPVQDEHKTLVYVLVKKPEEQQPLILPSPAPTEPSKPEVYFIKYKQQQKPAAQYGPPPAPAAEYGPPAAEKF, from the coding sequence ATGCGTTGCCTATTTGTGATCGCCTGCACACTCGCCATGGCTATGGCCATGCCGGAGCCACCGTCCGCCCGCTATGGACCACCACCAGTGCCACAAAAGCAGTACGGTCCACCACCACCAGCGCCAGCGGAACAATACGGCCCACCATCCACAGCGGCACCACAACCACTACCAGTTTATGGTCCACCCGCACCATTCTACGGTCCACCAGCGCCTGAGACAATTGTCACCAAGAACGTGTACGTTCATGTGCCACCAGAGGAGCCAGAAGTCTTCCAGGCCGCCGAACCCATCCAAACTGCCGTGCCAAAGAAACATTACAAGATCATCTTCATTAAGGCACCAAATCCACCAGCACCCGTACAACAAGTGCTGCCACCACCAGTGCAGGATGAACACAAGACTCTCGTCTATGTGTTGGTGAAGAAACCAGAGGAACAACAGCCACTCATATTGCCATCACCAGCGCCAACTGAGCCCAGCAAACCGGAGGTGTACTTTATCAAgtacaagcaacaacaaaagccagCTGCACAATATGGCCCACCACCGGCACCAGCCGCCGAGTATGGTCCACCAGCGGCGGAGAAATTTTAA